Below is a genomic region from Amyelois transitella isolate CPQ chromosome 4, ilAmyTran1.1, whole genome shotgun sequence.
TTGCGAAGAGAGAACGCGGCTACATTCATGcggattgaaataaaattgaatgtgAGAGTGAAACAGACGATACGAAATTGTCCGATAAGTACTAGGAACGCGAATGTAGTATATAAAGTGCAGCGAGCTGGCGCCTTTGCATGGGGGAGGTGACTGCCTCTAAAGATCGtaaagtaacaataaaaacgATCAAAGCCTCCTCGTATGAATTTGCATTTGCCTTCCTCATTCATTGTTATGTAGTGTGGATGGTACAGTGTGAGAATGTTCTGTATTTGATTTCACTGTGATATGAAGGGGGACACGACCCAACAGTCCCTATTCAGTTTTAACCTTTGAATCCAAAGTctgtaatgtataaaaattggtAATGGCACAGTGTAGTTGTCGGGAAGGAAGAGAAGCCAGCTTTGACGTTCgctgatattttttaactggtgccggtaagaaatattttttatttggtttgcTTCATAAACCAATAAGAAATACcttttcatattaatatttttaactatatcaTGTCCTCGAATGCGACGTTATTTCATTTGCATCCTTAAAAATCTAAACAATAtcttgttataattattattggaaCTTCAGATCTCATGGTACTAATCGCTTTTGAGTGTGAAATCGAAACAAAGAATAATATCCGACGGATCTGTCGATGCTAGTCGCCGCGATATAGATGAGATGTAGTGCGGGTACGTCCAGCTCGCTCGGGCGCACCGGCGGCGGAGAGGAGCGGCTCGCGGCGGCGCGGACGCGGCACTGCATTATATTGCAAACAATTGTGTAAGGACGGATACCAACTGCAAGCAAACATATCAGCCCCTTGTTGGAATCTCTGCTCTCACGCGGATCTGATCTTGTGACATGTTGTagttaaaaatcttattacttGAAAAGGTATGGTTATATTGGTTTGACTCTTGGTACTCTACTTTGCTTGCCCCCACGAACGTGCGTATGATCaaaattgtttgtaaaatGACACTATCTTAAAACGAAAGCTGGCCTCCTTCCTTCACAAATTGTTTGCAACCTTGTTATTGTTTACTCAATAATGTCGTGGTGTATTACAAATACTTactctattttaaattttaatgtacacTTCTTAAATGTAAATCGAATACACATGTCGTAGGCGCTATAGCCTCTTTGATGTGAATTGAGAGActgttacaataaaatgtaaaaaggtAGTTCGTATGACAGTTGTAATACAGATAATCTTTACAGTGAATCACTCGAGttacttaattttgtattcCTAAAAAGGACGGAGGATTCTTGTGCCCTACAAGCTTGTACTtgatacttttaaatttatcaaatcaacgagaatgaaataaatgaactcGTTAGACTGTAATCATTAAAACTGTTACTTCAATTTTAGATGATTTGaaggtattaaaattttatgttgaaaATATGATGTACCACCATTTTAGTGTCAAAATTATGCATCTAGCTATAAGTTTATCGAggttgatagaattgatttcGCATTGAGATTTAAGTGCAAACAGTAAAAGTCATTTGTACAaacaaatgattttaattcTAGATTTGTGGcctaaatgttttttttataatatatatttagagaTATTGACAGATTTTATTGGCACAATGTTTCAATGTAAAGATGgctcttttatatttaacgtcAACGTAATTCGTAACGTAATTCGCttgaacaatataaatttttcacattGGATTGCTTAGATCAATTTGTGCTAGAGTAGGGCAATTTTTTGTTCAATGTTTGGAATTTGGACAATTTTACATTcctcatatttattttgtccaCCTGAACCGGAATgtcataagtttttattaaattttgtcaaGTACAATTTTATGATTGCTTCGAGAGATCTTGTTGTAAGTTAGATTTAgtgatgtaattattttatattagagTTCCTTATATCCCGAATGGGCTAGGAAATAAAGTGAACAAATGTGTCTATTGTATACTTTAGATTTTGCCAAGAAAGTAATAGAGTTTGTAAATTATCAAGTAAATAAGTTCGACCactttaatttacttactcgAAATAACGTGTATAGTTACTGgtgaaaatacttttaaaattcgtTAAATACGCTACATATGGTACAATTATTTTAGtgtaacatttatttgtataaataaccgagttgcaagtttgtaaacAGAAACAccatgtttattaaattttatataagatttatttaatcaactcATGACTTAATTGATTAGGCAGTAAGAGTGAGTGGAAATAAACagtgtatatatatttcagtATAAAACAGAAAGATAAGTAAatcttttaagtaatttattttgaattttatttatattgccCTGAGATCTGAagttatacaaacataatttatattactatGTAATGAACTGTTAAAAGCATGATGTTTAATTTtgcttattatataaataagttatcaaaatgtatattgtataatttacaaatggtatacaattttaaaatcgaATTGGgttttaaatgatataaacGCGTGGAAAAGCACCATTGTTTACGTAATATCAGTGAACGTCAAATTTCTTACGTTGATTTTTTGTTGAGTTGTGGCGATAGAGTTCATTTCTCGCGCGATGATGGCACGCAAGTTAAGTATGATTATAAGAATATTCCGTTTCTtgctatatttttgtaaaatgtcgTTTTAAATCAACATCCCGTTTATTTTCAGGCACAGGTTCCGGAAGGACTCCCAAAAAGAAAGCCAAGAAGCAGCCGGCTCATCCACCACAAATAGTAAATATCTCCTCATGAcatcttttcttttattcgGAATCGTAGATGATGCGTCATCTTCCCCGTAAACTTTTCAGAAGGCCCTGCCTCCGGCCGCGCCCGCGCCTGCAGCGCTCCCTGCGCCGGCGGCGTGCAGCGAGCCCGCGGCCGGCGCCAAGCCCGAGCCCGCGGCCGGCGCCGCGCCCGAGCCGGCGCcggccgccgcgccgccgcccgcccaGGACGTGCCCGACTCCTCCATCCCGCCCGCCGCCGAGGAGCGGAAACCTACGCCCGAGGTGGAACCCCGCAACGGACTGGACAAAGTCGACACCTCTCACTATATTGACCCTATCGAGCGCTCTCTGGCCAGCCTCGAGAGGAGTTTGAACGCGGATGTGCCGATGGACGTGAGTGTAGGGGTATCCGAGTCCTCTTTGCGTTTGGAAGAAGACTTTTCTTTACCTAAAACGCAGATGATGCCCGACGCTGCTCATCAAAATCTTATGGCCCAGCTGGGCGGTTTGACCGACATCCCTCATGTGCCCGAACCAATCAAGAATGAAATGTACGCTCCTCCGCCTCAAAAcggttttattgaaaaaaatatgcatcACGAGCGAGAAATGTTGCGACCCGATGTAAATACTACTATGTCCGGTATGACTCCTGTCGTACCTGTGTCGTCTATTTTTGATCCTGTGCCGACCGCTCCTCATAGTGTTATTGCTCAGTCGCACCATAATATACCTGGTGCACCGAGTTTATTAACGCCAGCAATTAAAAAGGAGGATATTAAACCTTTGTTGACTCCTAAACCTATTGAAGATCTCATGGGGGTACCTAATATGGGTCAAAATAACATATCCGATAGAGCTAAATATGAAATGGAAAAGAAGATAGAAGATGCGAAGAATTCAAATTTTGCCCAAGCTTTCAAATTGAAACAGGAGCAAAATTTGAAGAATGCTAGTTCTTGGTCATCACTGGCGCAAGCTGGAAGTCCACAGAGTATACCTAACATGAATACAAATAACCAAATTAAACAGAAGCCTGTTATGGACAGTTTTCAAGTAAGTTTATAACCATTTATTGAACATtacattcaaattattttcattaacgTTGCTGTATTATTATTCACATTATACTTTTAGTAACACTCGCCGATAATAAGCAGAAGCAGATTTATGTCTAATAAACCACAACTTATATCACTTTAAATATATAGACCTCACAAAAATTCACTTATCACACTAAAAAATTTGTGCCAGAATATAGAGTTTGTATAAGGGTGAAGCGTGATATGTCGTCcgagagttttatatattgttttggtataatttttttaaggcatTCAAAAAACAAGCTAGAGAAAAAATTGATCGTCAGAGAGCACTGATTGAACAGCAGGaattaagaaagaaagaacAAGCTGAAAGAGAAAGACAACGCCAAGAGACAGAAAGGCGGCATCCAGACGAAGATAAAATGAGGTGAGCtacataatattacttttaaaggGGCTCAATCAAACTCAACCCAACTCTCAGATTGAGTAATCAAATGAAATCTCTGTTTTCACATTTACACTCTCTGCCCTTATGCTTCGTCGCCGGGTACCGCTTTCCGACATTTCTCTTTACACTTAGTCCGGTCTCCGACTTCTTCAGTTTTAAGACCGCATATTGATAcgcatatcatcttttgcAATGTCAAGCCGGGATTTCTGTGGCCTGGTTTTACCAGGGCCCGGTGGAGGCAGCATAGGCGGCTttcctgattttttttctgctaTGTCTCAGCCATGTACGCTGATGCTGATAGTATACTGAATATACACGATAAGGGCCAGTTGTGTCTAATAAGTAAGCAAAAGTGACCCAGCTTGCCAACCTATCTATATTGTGCCATATGTGTGTAAAATAGGATAGCGGTTACCAGTGTTTTGTGAGCTGTTCAGGGTTAGAAAGgaacttttattaatatcgTTTACTAGAGACTGATGATAGGGAACTGCCGTTTAATCTACAAATGTTTTGAGTAGGATGGTGGTGGGCGCGGGCGCTCGCAAGGCGGAGAGCGCGGAGGTGGCGTCGCCGAGCGTGTCGCCGGTGGCGCGCGCGTCGCCGccggccgccgccgccgccgccgccgcgcccgaCAAGCCCGCCGCCAGCGAGCGCGAGCGGCTGCGGCAGCGAGAGCAGGAGCGTCGGCGACGCGAAGCCGTatgttacttattttatcatgTTTAAGTGGCCATAACCGATGCCAAATTTATTTGCACCTGACATTGCTTTCGCCTGCAATCTAATGTCAGCCGGGACCGACGGCTTATCGTTCCTTCCAAAGTGCGGAATTTACCTGGTTAACTAGGAATCCTTCCCAGGGAACATTGTTGTTAGTTTTAACCACCAACGAAAAAACGATGGAATGCCTGCGATGAATAGACGTCTGTGGTATCATAACTTTTAAATTGGGGCTAGTGAGACTACAGTAGCTGTAATTTTTACAGAACTTCCAGGGTACTTGCATTATTATGGATGCGAACAAGTCTAATGTCACTGGCTAAATATTACAAGTCGATTACAAGAAGTagacgtcacgtctatatcccttgcggtgtagagacagagccaacagtcttgaaaagacggaatggccacattcagctatttggcttactgatagaattgagattcaaatagtgacaggttgctaacccatcgcctaaaaaagaatcccaagtgtgtaAGGCTATCctttagtagccttttacgacatccatgtgaaagagatggagtggtcctattcttttttgtattggtgccgggaaccacacggcacttcctGGTAATAAGTTCTACGTGCCGAGAggatagaaatataaatttatgtgtaattaaataaaatatctattagCATTTCaactattaattttgtaacttttaaGTAGTGGAACTTAAATTCCTTTTGCTTATTTATGAATCAATATCGTTTCAGATGGCAGGACAGATAGACATGAATCTTCAGAGTGATTTGATGGCCGCGTTTGAAGAATCGTTGTAGTGTGTTTAAAAACGAATAAgtaaatgtacataaaatatataaatataaataaagcaatGCAATCTGTAAGGTGATAATGTGACACCAAAGTGATTTGTGATCGTTTGTGTGTGAAACGTTGACTAACATGTGGTTAAGTGCTGTGAATAGAttacttactttaaattaaCTGTTGTACCATCATTTTGACTGTGGTCGTGCTGCGGGCCTTTATAGGGGgttgcattttaaatattgtgtaCTATAGTAAGATTGTATGTAAGTTCTTAAAGTAAACAACTCTCTTTACATTTGTAagtctatatttatatttcgttCTAGAAGCATCTCCTACCTtccattattgttttatagaaTAAACTAATGACTAAAGTATGGTAGTGATTGAACattaaatgaaatcaaaaaaggtttattttatgcaattgATTAAAATAGACAATCAACTAAACCATGAATTTGTTGTTGACGGCGTATTTTCTCACTGAATGTCACGCAACATGAAGtcactttttgtatttatatgttatgctGTACTATCAAATGTTGCACAGTCCAGCATACAGTGGGAAAGAACGTAgactattatgtatttattagtaaATGGAAATTCTGTTACGTATTCGATTTTCGATAAATATTGCTTAATGTTAGTAGATTTTTTATCAGTCTGTCGTTTGAAAACAGATCAAATGTCATACATTtggtttgaaatatatttattttacattggaAAATGTCTTTTATGTTTGTAGATAGATCCAGTGGTAAAATGTAGATCAGGTGATCCAATTTTTACACTCCTGTAATAAAGTATGATGAACCATAGATTATAATATGAACCCAAAACAAGAATATTGTATGTTGTTaagcaaattttaatttcagtcaCTTACTCCTCAAAATCAAATGTAGAtatgaagtaaaatatattgacaTTCCATATTGTATTatgttgtttaaattaatgatcATCAAAAACTACATGAATGAGAATAAAGGTACAGTGGACCCCCGATAATCCGGCCCCTGTCTAATCCGGCGCTCCCTGTAGACCGACATgtctttaaatatgtataacatatTTGACAATCTTCGCTAATGCAGATTTAAACACAACCCTACTACCTAATTAGAATTACTAGAATTTctctttaagttttatttttatttttcttgatgtacttacataaataaataaataaacaggttACAACTTGTACGCGCCACCGCTGTTGTGCTCGCGTAAGCATTGTTTTACTCAGTTTAAATCTAGAATCTTATCATTGGTAATTTGTCGGATTACAAGTTAgtcttatgtaaaaaaatccgGACTATAGGGGGTTTTAGGCAGTGCTCTATAATCCGACAAATTCGATAGTTCGACAATGCCCTGCATGTTTGTCGTTTTACCGGAGGTCCactgtaatattattattacgcaATGCTGGAGTACAGCGTTGttcgaaaaataataaatttactaaagGTGTGCGTATACGCTTAATTACTATTATCTAAATACTATCATAATTGATAAAacagaaatttgaatttatgaaATAGGAAACAATGAATTAGATACAAAGTGAACGTATACACAAGGATATACTTGACCAATTATTGAAGTCTTTAAAAAGtggtataaatttaatagggTAAGTAAGCCCCCGCAGCAGGTTAGTCCCCTCTTTTATAGGTGCTGAAAATGTGAACCTTTTTGTTTGCTTTATGTGTACTTAtcttacttattataaaatcgtatttattttcaaaaaaaggtTATCTCTCGTTCATCTTTGCATGTTCCccagttgcatttcttcgcttcaATTGTTCCGGGTTTTGAAATTCTGTTTGAAACACCCTGACTAGGGCGATCCTTTTACAACGTGAAGTCGATATATGTACAGTAGGTCACTTGTAACCATGACAACTACAAAATTTCTAGCTTTCGTACTCGAAACTGCAACTACCTATACAAAATGTTATGGTTCAGAGGTTTTGACGTGGAAGACAGATCCGATCCTGATAATACGATATTTACTCTCGCCGTAAGATCATCGGTTAGCAAACGTGTTGCGAGCGAGCTTAGATTCCCATGAAAGGATGGAGGTCAATTGAGTCTTAATCATGGTTTAATTCCAGTGTCAACATATTATTGCAGAACTAGCTTTTGCTTGCTGCATTGGGaatttccaaaattaaaatttaagtgacCGGCCTATGATTAATGCAaaagttcatatttcagaaatagCTTTCGCCCGGTTTTAAGTAACCTATGTCCTTGGTATTCCAtactttatgtaggtatgcaaaatttaatggagatctgttcagtagttttgacgtgaaaaggACAAAGAAacacttttataatattagtatgtttATGTCCAATTCATGCCTAACTTGTATGAGTTTCTTGTACCTTGAGTTCACGGAATTCGAATGATGAcaactttgtttttaattaacggaccgattttgatgattcTTCCCGTTCAGTGTTCCGTTATACATTGTTGTGAGTCACTAAGTTCAATTTATTTCCGCACCAAGCAACCTATATTAACTATCATTTATGTGCGTGTGGTCTGAGGGCCACTTCCGCAGAATTCTATGAATAAGCGTTCAAAGTTAGTGAAAATGCCAAACAATTGTGAAGGTTGGATAAGCAAGTTATGCGCTTAAAAGTAGGGGGCTCTCCGCCCATTTCTCTCTcacatttatatatctattatagttttcataaaatttcacaatttaCTATCACAGGATTTCAAATAgtaaccaatacaaaaaattctGCGGTAGTGCGCCAGACCACACTCACATCTATCAGCTCTTTGTGCTTCTGAAGACTTCTAGTACACACCTAGGGAAACATctatgatttattttgtgttgtttAGTTAGTTTAACGAAGGATAGGTTCAGACTTACATAGGCGGTCCTGGGCTGCTTTTCGACGAgaaagatgaaatttataaataaaacgataaaatcaaattggaataataatatatcacaTTCCTCGAATTTACTGTACAACTAATTAGACTACAGACAAGcacttacaaatatattataagaataatatgtatatttaaataaattcatgtaACGCCGCACTACTATGCGTTGGAGTCCCACTCGATGAGGTAGGCCGGAGGTGCGCCGGGCACGTGCCGACGTGCCAGCACGCTGAAGGTTTGTCCGGCGCGGAAGTACGACTGCACGCTAGACTTCAACGCCGATAGCTGCTGCGCGGCGGCTTCTGTAACACTATTGTTTATCTTGTGGGGACTCAATTGCAAACTCTTCACGCTGTTGTTGTTGCtcgaattattattgtttgtgtTGCGACGCGCATTTTCGTAATAGTTTTTCTCCTGTCGTTGTCTCAGTCTTCTACCGTGAAACTTTACGTTATTGTTGCGAGCGCTCGGAGGAGGGAGTTCTCCATTAGTAGCTTGGGGCGGAACAGGTTTCTTTTCTTCAGGTAGGGGACATGACTTGTTTAACtgtaagataaaataatttacatcatTAATTTCATAACAGCAATGAATTGACATTCTGTAGTATAATCTTAATAGGAAATGTTCAGGTATAATAAGCTTTAACTGATATACTGGCCAAACGACAATCTCAGACAATATATacaatttgtaacaaaaacaCAGGCTGATCCTTAAAGATGATGATATCACATGTACACCAGAGTCTCAAGTTCAAATTATAAGAAACACTCTTCTTAAAAATGtatcaattattttacaatagaaAGTGACGACGTCGTCTAAGCGCTGATCGAGCTACAAAGATAATTGACATGAAATTGTTGCCATAAATTACAGTGTAAAATTTAGATTGATTAACTATTATTTCaccagtaaaatttttacacaaGTATCTTAACATGACATTCGCGGAAAAGATAtggtatttttgacatattgtatattattaatataaattaaaatgtgaatACTCACCTGCATCTGCAAGTATTTTCTCGGTCGCCTAAATTTTCTACGTTTTACTTCGCCATTTGGACCTACAACAATATCCTTTTCACaaagttttcttttcaatGGTCTAATCATAGGGCCCATCATGGGATTAAATTGAGAAGGTAATGAAAACCTCgagtaatatttgtttaattttttgttattcacATTTCCCAAGAGAGATATTTTTGAAGTGTGTTGCATTAGAAATGGGTTATTTTTCCCTTGAAAGTCTTTTAATGGTGGTATAATGACATCTAGTGTGCCTCGGCTCGATGTCTCATCCCCAGAGGACTCCATGTCATGGTAAAAGTTGCTGCTATaaggtattattttatccATGTGTTGTAGTGACATTATCTTGGAatgttcaataatatttttagttgaTAGCTTAGATATTTCTAAATTCATTGTAGCTATTCGGGTTGAATGCGTGTTAATGTTGATGTTGCTAGTATTATCACTTCCATTTATATCTTTTGGTATTTTATCTAACTTTACAGAGCATGGAACTAGCGACGTTTCGAGCGATGGCACTTGAGGGTCTTCACATAGTGGTATAGCTTCATTAACTTCACTTTCATTTACTTGTGTTTTATCTAAATTATCATCTTTGGCATCAGACTTTTTAGCGGTGGACGTGGATACTGAGGGCGAGTTCTGTTCCTCGTTCTCAGTGGGCTTGACAGACTCGTAGGAACTAGTTGAATCATTCTCGGAGTTAGAATTGGAATTAAGGTTTTCATGGAACCGTTTTCCCATCATTAAATTCAACCAGTGGCCATCGATGGGTACAATCATTTGTTGATTGTGACGTTTATAGGAACTTTTATCATTGTTACTACTAGATGGTTGTGAACTGAAACATCAATTGTACATTATTTCAGAGTTTTGCTATAAAGTAGTTGTGCACTGTGGTACTGATAAAGATAATTACCTATCATCAATAGGCGAGTGAGATTGCGGCGACGATGCCCGTGACAGAAAGCGCAGTCTGGGGGCGTAGGTTCTTACTAATTCGTCAGTCAATGGATCTCCTTTCTTCATCTACAACAAATATTAGGATAtcagaaaaatattgattgtgttcattataaattgataaatggTCAAAGAATAAAAGGGCAATGAGGAAAATTTCTTGGTGTAGCAATACAAATGGGACCAAAAACCGAACGTTCTTTTATACAGACGACAAGTATGTAACTATGTAGTCTAGCATACTAATACAGGGTGCCTGGTAAATCGCGTTTCATATTTAAAGGATATAAAGTAAATCATATCCAATCCATAGTAATTTATGAACATgcttaacataaaataaaaataaatgtaaaaaaccaGCATGACGTACCGgtaggtaaaattttaactcactgtttttactaattatttgGAATGATAATCAGATATCCAGTCCCCCTTTCAATAAGCAACGTTCAAAGTGGTTGAcggaaacaaaacaaatgtttCAAATGTGAGTGGTACCTGTTGCAAGGCGGCTAGTTGCAGCGGCGGCGGAGGCGGCCGTCGCAGGCGCAGCCCCCAGATGGTGGCGCGCTTCTTCATCTCGCGGCCGCACTTGAAGCGCTTGCGTGAGGACGTCAACGCCGTCAGGATGCGCTCGCGGCGCTCGTTAACGGGTGTCCGCCACATCTAAACGCGATCACATTATCAGAACTAtctataatttaacttttaaaatatctttcccacggatgtcgtaaatggcaactaagggataggcttataaacatgggtttcttttttaggcggtgggctagcaacttaccactatttgaatctcaaatgtGTCATTAAGCTTATCAGCTGATCGTAgtcttctttttttcatttctctatatttcaaaatcaatCCGATTGATTTACTGTAATggacaaaatttattttatcatcttATATCTTATAACTTTTAATCATAAGGATTAATATGCTTGTGTGGTAATAATTCTCAAAATGCACCtgttaatttacataatttttaaatatatgtaaacctacttaatatttgttaccttacagttacttaattatagaagttatatatattgtgTTACGAACTTTTTTGTAAATCTACTAAAATCCTATAATTTAGTAGTACATTGTATGCATATAAACATCAACTGTGTGGCCAGCATGGTAAATGTTTCGGTAACGCTTTCTCTCGGATTACTTTATACATGTtgattaatttgtataatttgttgaaaatatgtatgcCTATAGCATACTCGGATTATGTAGCTTCCTAATGACAAAAGATTTTTGAAATCTGTTCAACATCTTCAGATATTACCCACCTCAAACATAATCTCAAACAAAGAGGTAACTCTATATAAGATTAGTTGTCAACTTGACACTAAAGTTTATCCTGTGC
It encodes:
- the LOC106138726 gene encoding metal-response element-binding transcription factor 2 yields the protein MDINAEVSTQALIDVILSDLHKTLPPCASKKNDKKEEETQNAMPDSTTNTEKNNANPFHCGDDVLVPNKDGRYYLGTIVELSTSNDNDSCDVGAGVAQCLVKFGDGTHSWAPVATLKLLSAPPADDGRIMCVVCKRREGPAASPATNAIIACDMCGRGYHAKCHSPPVECWINGASWHCKRCVDQRYRVAAAENRASKRSDLRSDVFRFKGGPQRRQQQELTPPCDTASTTSSAASEAGKDQDEAHCYCGEKSDWLAQMLLCCRCSRWFHQRCVSSLQYPLYAGDKLYIFACADCNGGKEYLRRLELCWRDLAHLALYNLTAYNAPNYFDLDNVIMPYIMDNWHALQLPEKMWRTPVNERRERILTALTSSRKRFKCGREMKKRATIWGLRLRRPPPPPLQLAALQQMKKGDPLTDELVRTYAPRLRFLSRASSPQSHSPIDDSSQPSSSNNDKSSYKRHNQQMIVPIDGHWLNLMMGKRFHENLNSNSNSENDSTSSYESVKPTENEEQNSPSVSTSTAKKSDAKDDNLDKTQVNESEVNEAIPLCEDPQVPSLETSLVPCSVKLDKIPKDINGSDNTSNININTHSTRIATMNLEISKLSTKNIIEHSKIMSLQHMDKIIPYSSNFYHDMESSGDETSSRGTLDVIIPPLKDFQGKNNPFLMQHTSKISLLGNVNNKKLNKYYSRFSLPSQFNPMMGPMIRPLKRKLCEKDIVVGPNGEVKRRKFRRPRKYLQMQLNKSCPLPEEKKPVPPQATNGELPPPSARNNNVKFHGRRLRQRQEKNYYENARRNTNNNNSSNNNSVKSLQLSPHKINNSVTEAAAQQLSALKSSVQSYFRAGQTFSVLARRHVPGAPPAYLIEWDSNA